One genomic segment of Arachis duranensis cultivar V14167 chromosome 4, aradu.V14167.gnm2.J7QH, whole genome shotgun sequence includes these proteins:
- the LOC107482744 gene encoding uncharacterized protein LOC107482744 isoform X1, with amino-acid sequence MTNNCKHTLEFETDNNKPSKISKPDNHNMTQKNSAAGIQRYLVAIEYIGTHFSGSQKQLSCRTVVGALEQAFTKFIGQAVIVSCSSRTDAGVHALSNVCHVDIQRTSKRRPGEVLPPHEPSVVRRAVNHFLQKNDSDLTVIDVRCVPLDFHARFSAQERTYFYRLLSGPEPVSAFEKDRAWHVPEELNLSAMREACKVLVGRHDFSSFRAAGCQATSPIRTLDELSVCEVIPSLYFPNTMDRERHNQDLNGCHSNSETVIPPPSSSASIDKGTTSTEDIGFGKRRQHRCLVVTARARSFLYHQVRLLVGVLKVVGTGNLTIPDVERILNAKTITAASPMAPACGLYLGEVKYDLPN; translated from the exons ATGACAAACAATTGCAAGCATACGCTTGAATTTGAAACTGATAATAATAAGCCTTCTAAAATATCAAAACCCGATAACCATAACATGACCCAAAAGAACTCAGCGGCTGGGATCCAACGCTATTTGGTTGCCATCGAGTACATCGGCACTCACTTCTCCGGTTCTCAGAAGCAGCTCTCATGCCGAACCGTCGTCGGTGCTCTCGAACAGGCTTTCACCAAATTCATTGGCCAAGCAGTTATCGTATCCTGTTCAAGCCGAACT GACGCAGGAGTCCATGCCTTGTCAAATGTTTGTCATGTTGATATCCAACGCACCAGTAAACGGAGGCCGGGTGAAGTG TTACCGCCTCATGAACCTTCCGTCGTTCGAAGAGCTGTCAACCATTTCTTGCAG AAGAATGATAGCGACTTAACGGTTATTGATGTCCGTTGCGTTCCACTCGATTTTCATGCCAGATTTTCAGCACAAGAGCGCAC ATACTTTTATCGCTTGCTGTCCGGGCCAGAGCCTGTATCAGCCTTTGAGAAAGATCGAGCATGGCATGTGCCTGAAGAGCTTAACCTTTCAGCTATGCGA GAAGCTTGCAAAGTTCTTGTCGGACGCCATGATTTTAGTTCCTTCAGGGCTGCCGGTTGTCAG GCCACATCACCAATCAGAACTTTAGATGAACTCAGCGTCTGCGAGGTAATTCCAAGTCTGTATTTTCCAAATACAATGGATAGAGAACGACATAATCAGGATTTGAATGGCTGCCACAGCAACTCTGAAACTGTTATTCCTCCTCCTAGCTCTAGTGCTAGCATTGATAAAGGAACCACATCAACTGAAGATATAGGATTTGGCAAAAGGAGGCAGCATCGTTGCTTGGTGGTAACAGCGCGTGCACGCTCTTTTCTTTACCATCAG GTTAGACTACTTGTTGGTGTTCTCAAAGTTGTTGGAACTGGAAACTTAACAATTCCAGATG TTGAAAGAATCTTGAATGCCAAGACTATTACAGCCGCAAGTCCAATGGCCCCGGCATGTGGTCTATACCTAGGTGAAGTGAAATATGATCTGCCTAATTAA
- the LOC107482744 gene encoding uncharacterized protein LOC107482744 isoform X2 has translation MPNRRRCSRTGFHQIHWPSSYRILFKPNLQDAGVHALSNVCHVDIQRTSKRRPGEVLPPHEPSVVRRAVNHFLQKNDSDLTVIDVRCVPLDFHARFSAQERTYFYRLLSGPEPVSAFEKDRAWHVPEELNLSAMREACKVLVGRHDFSSFRAAGCQATSPIRTLDELSVCEVIPSLYFPNTMDRERHNQDLNGCHSNSETVIPPPSSSASIDKGTTSTEDIGFGKRRQHRCLVVTARARSFLYHQVRLLVGVLKVVGTGNLTIPDVERILNAKTITAASPMAPACGLYLGEVKYDLPN, from the exons ATGCCGAACCGTCGTCGGTGCTCTCGAACAGGCTTTCACCAAATTCATTGGCCAAGCAGTTATCGTATCCTGTTCAAGCCGAACT TGCAGGACGCAGGAGTCCATGCCTTGTCAAATGTTTGTCATGTTGATATCCAACGCACCAGTAAACGGAGGCCGGGTGAAGTG TTACCGCCTCATGAACCTTCCGTCGTTCGAAGAGCTGTCAACCATTTCTTGCAG AAGAATGATAGCGACTTAACGGTTATTGATGTCCGTTGCGTTCCACTCGATTTTCATGCCAGATTTTCAGCACAAGAGCGCAC ATACTTTTATCGCTTGCTGTCCGGGCCAGAGCCTGTATCAGCCTTTGAGAAAGATCGAGCATGGCATGTGCCTGAAGAGCTTAACCTTTCAGCTATGCGA GAAGCTTGCAAAGTTCTTGTCGGACGCCATGATTTTAGTTCCTTCAGGGCTGCCGGTTGTCAG GCCACATCACCAATCAGAACTTTAGATGAACTCAGCGTCTGCGAGGTAATTCCAAGTCTGTATTTTCCAAATACAATGGATAGAGAACGACATAATCAGGATTTGAATGGCTGCCACAGCAACTCTGAAACTGTTATTCCTCCTCCTAGCTCTAGTGCTAGCATTGATAAAGGAACCACATCAACTGAAGATATAGGATTTGGCAAAAGGAGGCAGCATCGTTGCTTGGTGGTAACAGCGCGTGCACGCTCTTTTCTTTACCATCAG GTTAGACTACTTGTTGGTGTTCTCAAAGTTGTTGGAACTGGAAACTTAACAATTCCAGATG TTGAAAGAATCTTGAATGCCAAGACTATTACAGCCGCAAGTCCAATGGCCCCGGCATGTGGTCTATACCTAGGTGAAGTGAAATATGATCTGCCTAATTAA